DNA from Alnus glutinosa chromosome 2, dhAlnGlut1.1, whole genome shotgun sequence:
ctCGGGACATTATTCCTCCGCTTGACGGTGATTAAGTCCTTTAGgaacttggcgtaagacggcacttgctggatggcatccaagaatggaatgttgatctgcacttgtttgaatacctcccgaatgtcctcgaatgttcctcctttcttgggcgcgagaagtctgtcagggtaaggcgccctaggtataaacggcctaggaggaggagtctctacggtcggagctaatgtagatggctcggcatctctctgctcgacgctcctgcttccttgttctCCTTGTGCAGCAGGGCTCTCCTctgggtgaaccacttggttgtccacttgtttccctgatctaagggtgacaacggcttgcacatgttcctgcccatgcactgcatttgatgatcctccctcatggaactgcaactttggattcggcacaggttgactagggagctttcccttttctctctcccccaggtgactagcaatttgcccgattTAGGTCTCCAttttggcaatagcttgagtatttaccatggtagcattcttcacgtcattgatggattggccggtaatctggatgaaggccttaagagtgtcttccaacgaagattgtgaagaagaggcaggggcttgagtcgGGGCTtgatatgatggtgctggctgggctggacggctttgatggtgaaccggctgatgaaatccaggggggtattgagtatgggattggtgaggaactcccccttgagccaTGGGCTGGttttgcttccaagaaaagttagggtggttctgccaccctggattgtacgaTTCAGAGAAAGGTCCACTGGCTTGCTTTCGatagtcgttgaaagcgttcacttgctccattggtgtcTCGACAAAAGCTGgtaatgatgggcaagtctgtgctaagtgcaagggactagcacagatggaacagcagtcaacatggaacgggttggcagcattcatggatttgctaacaactagggcttcaacctttttggtaagggcatctatcttcatttttaattctacatcctccttaacctcatagatgcctcccttcttcttaatgcgagcagctttatctcgacagcttgaaaaatcccactgttgggagttgtcggataactgatctaaggtcctatacgcctcctctcccgttaaactcagaaatgcgcctccgttcatcgactcgatcatgctacgattggattgagttaatccttgatagaaaaattgcaccagtCTTCATTtttcgtatccatgtggagggtacttaatcagcatatcttgaaatctctcccaactctcagaaaatttctcatcttcctcttgagtaaatgagATTATCtcattcctacactcattgaccttggacatggggaagaatttgttgtagaacttgttgagcaagttctcccaagaagtgatggaaccaggcatgtttgaatccaaccatgctttggccctatcatggagtgagaaagggaatagcctaagatgcacagactcttcagaataattttgaaatttgaaggtagcacagatgtccttgaatttcttcacatggctataaggattttcgaggtctaagccatggaatgcgggtaggagttgaatgacatgaggcttgaggtcaaaatgagtggcattggttgggggtaacacgatacatgaaggagaatttgttgcaacgggtgcaaacaaatccctaagtgttctAGTATGATCCACGTTTTCTCCctgattcctctcattttcatttgcatgcatgttatctcccatctcaacagaatttctaagatttctcctaagagttctttcaatttcgggatctaacgatgtcaagtctaagttcaatgatcttctaccaagcatacaccaaacatacacaaatgtttaaccaaaagaaaaagaaacaagcaaaccaaaaataaagaaaacaatttgctaatagggaacaaagttctccaaagtacaatctaggctaattcccaggtaggtgaggggggtcacaatggacacacttaaatcccaagaccaatccttgccagaatttaccttgtcattgcccttagattgcTAAGTACCCTTACTagcaaaatattttcctttttctttttttttttcttttttttttttttatcaaagaaaaataacacaactacgATAAACtgtaaagactaacacaaatgcatacaatttacactaagacagtagtaaaagtaaagataagaatacttacaagttgggaccaaaaagaatttttggtaaaaaatttctgctactgatcttatccaggagctgccttctgagttgaggtcgatcgatcgaatgtaatagtcgatcgatcgaaagtcgatcgatcgaactaatattcgattgatcgaatatTCGAAATTTTGCAGGACCAGGAACAGAAATAGAACAGaaaatctcttcttcttttttttttttttagaacaaaatacAGCAAATTGAGgataatataaaacacaaactaaacagaatttgaactaagttataatgaactaaaaggaaattaaacaagcagcaaaatactattaaacaaaaacaaaatatgaacaaaatggataaaaaaaaggtactggaacagagatactcacctagttccgagctgctgctgtgcagaaagttgatcgatcgaagtatacttcgatcgatcgaatatattgtcgatcgatcgtTTTTTTATAGTGCAGATTCTAAGTCgaccgatcgaaagtcgatcgatcgaatttattttcgatcgatcgattcttcaaggcacccagtaagttgtagaagctgcagaacagatccgggaaaaacaaaggaaagacttagaatgcagaacagaagctaaacaacagtaaaaatgaaacaagaatctatctaactagtagaaaaacaaaatcaatcaaacaaaaaccaatttttgaatcgatttccccggcaacggcgccaaaaacttgatgtgtattttaaatagtactctcaagtgcacgaatcgttttgcaatatagtgttatgcaagtgcgaggtcgatcccacagggaaatggtcaaatattagtgtcttgcttgattaaccccattttaacctagttccaaaggtttgagaaatgattgaagaacaaaagactaatggaaagagatgtaatgaaatatgcaaattaaaaggaactaaggttaaggaatccaccaaaccaaatcctacaactcacactcttggtttccacttgaacacccaaagaacattaagcttagggtgttattcaagtctcttaaccataaacccaagaaccattaaatgaatccaacacattgacaaatcacaaagagtaccgatcgaaatcaaaacatccaatgtatcattcaatcacaatggatatcatcattcaaaccgataaaacaatgtattagtcggttgaaacacataaaatgtcctctatccaccactaaccacattcattgcaaaagataaagctttaaatgaatggaacttgaacaactaatatgatatatcattaaatgtgcaagtggtacagcaagattgtgagtgtcatcaatggaaaggtttcatcctcaaccctagttgaggttactagccttccatgactaagaacaccacaagaaaatgatgaacaaccatggaaataaaaaaaaaaaaaaaaaaaaaaaaaaaaaaaaaagctttacaaagagaaagtatctgaaaataaactactgaattacactacaagaagcacgaaattaaacctatctacagagtttctgctctattctttcctctcctatTCTCTCTACTACTCTCTCTTTCAACAAGGGGGTGGccatggcttttatagaagaaagcttagggcaagaaatgactcttctaccctcctctagggttcctctgcagctagagacaaccacaaacacgaaactagcgtgttctgcagcggaaatcagagggaggactgctttttggcttctgattgggcgttctggcgcgctctgcaaaagcagtttctgggaaatttcgatcgatcgacttttatttcgatcgatcaacttgtcagggtctccgaatttccagctatttctttatgaaatttgtcattcctctcttattgtcatacagaaacagaaaacacaaaaactaaccaaaacattagaaaataacaaggctaaaggtctaactagtgcaaatcaaggggtccaaatacacaatatttggcactcatcatatGGCTTAGTGCAAGTATGTGCATACATCAAGCTTTCTACAGTAGAAGCATAAGAAATTCTTTCCATTTGTGTACATTTCCATTCATTCTGTGAGCATGCATGAGACTAAACTTATCCCCTTTTTGAATTGGACCAACACTAATTGAACAGTTCTCCATGCCAAACCTCTCTAAAACCCTTtcaatatatcattttttagaCAACCCTAACAAACCACGTGATCATTCTCAGAATATTTATATTCCTATCACATAGGCTGCCTCACCCATacttttcatttcaaagttCTTAGAGCGAAATTCCTTAGTTTCGTGCAACAAACCAAGATCACTACCAGCAAGCAATATGTTGTCAACAAATAGAATCAGAAACAAAAACTTGCTCCCACTAATCTTCAAGTATATACACTGATCAACAGTATTGTCCTTAAAACCAAAGGAAGTAATAGTATCATTGAACTTAATATACCATTGTCTGAAAGCTTGTTTAAGTCCATATATTAACTTTTGCAAACCATGTGCTTTTTTCCCTTTATTGAGAAGCCTTCAAGCTGGTCCATATAGACTTCCTCCTCTAAACTCCTATTTAGAAAAGCAATTTTCACATTCATTTGGTGCAACTATAAATCATAATGAGCTACCAAATCCATAATAATTCTAAGTGAATTGTTCTTGGATATAGGAGAGAAGGTCTCTTTATAATCAATGCCTCATTTCTGAGTAAAACATTTGCCACAAGTATGGCTTTATATCATTCGACATTGCCATGGAAGTCGCGTTTGATCTTGAAGACACATTTACACCTAACTGTCTTATATCCTTTAGAAAATTCAACGAGATCCCAGACTTTATTTTGGTCCATTGATTTCAAGTCATAATTTGTGGCATTAATCCATTTAACAAAACCATTACTTTCAATGACTTGTGAAAACCAAAATCATGTCCTTACTTGTCCCTATATCAAAATCAGATCCATGTAAAATAATCACATAATCATCTGAAATAGCAGATCTCCATTCTCTTTGAGACCTCCTTAATGTTATTTGTTGTGATTCTTTTATAATTGGTTCGTTGGTGATAATGTCATCGTGGAGTGATTGGTCATTAGCTTGTTGTTCAACATTGTCAAACGATTCTACAATTGTAGGAACAACTTCTTTAGAAGTTATGAGTAGTGGGACTTGTACCCCAATTTCTTGAATAACCACATTTAATGGTTTATCATATCTACTGATTTCACCATCTTCAAGGAATCTAGCAATAtcgatttcaaaaaattgtgTACTATGTGTAGGACAATAAAACCTATACCCTTTGAATTTTTCTGGATAGCCAATAAAGTAACAACTAATAATTCTAAAAATCCAATTTATTTTCACGTGGATTATAAATTCTAGCCTCCGTTGGACAACCCCAAACATGCAGGTGTTTCAAACTTGATTTCCTTCCAGTCCATAGCTCAAAAAGAGTCTTTGGAACTACTTTAGTAGAAACTCTATTCAATAAATACACAATGTTCTTAAGGCCCTCCATCTATATTGAAATGAGTAAAGAGGAATTACTTAACATACTCCTAACCATATCCATTAGAGTACAATTACGCCTTTTAACTACTCAATTTCGCAGAGGCGTATCTGGCATAGCGTATTGTACACAAATGCCATGATTTTCAAGGAGTCTAGCAAATAGGACAAGGCATTGACCCAATCCATTATACCTTCCATAATACTCACTACCTCTATTTGATCTAACAACTTTCACTGTTCTATATATCTAATTGTCTTTCAACCTCAATAATGTATACATCCAAGGCATCCAATGCTTGAGATTTTCAAGCAACAAATAGATATAACAGTAACATGAAAAGTCAtcaataaatgtaataaaaaaaacttttctctACCAAAAGATGGTGAGTCAAAAGGTCCACAAATCTCTGTATGGACAATTTCAAGAAGTCCTCCACTTCTTGTAGCTCATTtatttgtgtgttttgtttgttttccctTTATACAATCCACACACACCAAAATGAGTAAAATCTAGATTCGAAAGAATCTCATTTTTTACTATTCTCActaatctttatatatatatatatatatatatatatatatatatatatatatatatatatatatatatatatatatatgtgaccTAGTCATCTATGCTACAAGATTAATGAATTTTCATTAATAAGGCCATATAGTTCCAACATTATATGATTTAGGGTTAGAAGGTTTTTAGCAAAATGACTATTAATATTCAATTTATACAAACCATCACATAGTTTctcaaaaccaacaaaatagGTGTTTTTAAATAAACTGAATCTTTAATGTAAAGTAATAGCCATCAAGATCAAGTTTAGACAAAGAGACCAAATTTTGAGAAATAGAAGGAACATAAATTGTTTAAAACAAATCTAGGTAACAACCGGTATCTGTAAACAAACGAAAGGCCCCAATGGCAACAACTTGAACTTTAACCTCATTTACCGTGAatatgaaattttcatttagGTTTAAATTCTGGATAGTAAGGAAACCTTGCATCGAATTAGTAGTATGAACATTATAACCTACATCAATTCACCAAGTATTGGAATAAACTTCAATGAGATTTGATTCGAAACATTCGCAAGCTAAAGGCTTACCTTTATTTTCAAACCATGCATTACGCTTATGGCAATGCCCAAATTTTCTACAAAAACGACACTTGACACTGTTTTGTCCATTCTTATGAACCTCAATTACTTAAGGAGGCCCATTAACCTTAGGCGGCTTTACCTTTTTCCATCTTAAGCTTCTTCCACTTCTTTTTGGCCCCTTGACTTACAAGGTGAACTGAATGATGTCCTTGTTGCTTAAGCCTTGCCTCTTTTTGAACAAGCTTACTAGCCAATTCATTTATATTCCAATTATCCTTAATAGTGTTGtaatgaatttgaaatgaaaaggctaggggtaccaaattttttaccaaaagatGGGTACCAAGATAATATGTAGCTTATTCATTTGATattatcaaaacaattaataaaaaaatgttacgagtaccaatgaataagctccacattatTTTGGTACTTATCTAttggtaaaatattttgtacatctagcatttttcatttgaaattgccCATACTGAGGAGGCAATGAGTTCAAATTAAATTGCACAAGTAAGAACTCATCCATATTCATCCCAATAGCCTTTAATTTAGCAGCTATATTTTAcatttcaaggatgtgctcatgcatccactacaaaataaataaataaataaaataaaataaaattcaaattcaaattcaaaattcaaaattcaaaattcaaaattcaaaattcaaaattcaaaattcaaaattcaaaattcaaaattcaaaattcaaaattcaaaattcaaaattcaaaattcaaaatatataataataataataataataataataatagtgacatggatttagtgacgtgtcaggGGGTCTGACATGTCACTAAATGTTAGTGACGGGCAAAACATGACGTGTCTGCAACGTGGTTAATGTGTTTGTAGCTAATTTGGATTTAGTGACGTGCCAAATATTGGCACGTCAGACATAGACACGTCCCTaaaattagtgacgtgtcaaacaTTGGCACGTCattaaatacatataaaaataaataaataaatcccaaTTTCTTTTAGTCATTGGAAGGGTTGGCAAAACGTATCGTGTCGGGCTCGGGTCGACCCGGTTGACCAGCCAACCCGTTTAGGCCAGCCTGAACCCGACACAATTAATTTATTGGGTCATAAGCATGTCGTAAACGGGTTGGCGGTCATAAATGGGTTGGCCCGTTTGACCTAtttataaacgtgtcataaacagatcaacccgtttatgacccaaacccgtttacctaaactcaaaccctataactTCGTGTCGGATTCGTGGGTCgcgtcaaaaattgtcaactctAGTCATTGGCTATGTTCGTTGGGGAGAAAAGCAAGAAGACAAAACCCAAGCTGCTGGAATGTATAGAGGCATCAAGACCTGAAGGCAACCGGCTGAAAATGTAGAGAAGACACTAGCTGCTGGAAAATCTTTAGACCTTTCAAAAGAATTGCATCCTTGTTAACAATGAAAGCATCAACCTCCAATATTAAACTCAAACCAAAACTTTCGCAAAATTCATAACGCCCATTCATCTTCTACAGAAAATCTTtcagaaaacccaaaaaatttcacaatcaatcgacccaaatcaaaacaagataaagacccaaaaatattttacaaaacccaTTCGGTTATCCAAAATGGCgcctcactaattagtgacatgtcaaaTTTGATACATCACTAAATTTTGTGACAAGTCAAATTGGCGCGTCACTAATTCtttaaatttcaatattttttttttttggaaaatttaaaaatacgtgtaaaatttaatttgacacgtcactaaatttagTGGTGTGCCAAAAATGATGCGTCACTACTTAGTGACATGTCAAATTGGCGCGTcacaaattatttaaattcattttatctttttgtaaTGTGTTAAATTGGCGCGtcactaattatttaaatttcaatatattttttgaaaaattaaaaatacgtgTAAAATTTAGTGACGGGCCAAAATGGTGCGTTAGTTAGTGACATGCCAAAAAGTGCATTAATGTAGACATGTCACTAAAAAGTTTAGTGATGtatcaaatttgacacgtcactaagtAGTGACGCACCAGAATTCACACGTCACTAAAAAGTTTAGTGACGTACCAGAAAGTGCATTACTGTAAACACGTTAGTAAATGAAACTTTTTTGTTGTGATCCCACATGTACCATCAAATTTCATGGTGGTAAGTTCAACCATTAATatcccaaaaagaaatttgttAGCTAATCAAAAACGTTCTTGCAGAGtgtaaaaaacaaaacttataGTACTTTCACATTCAAGAAGCATTAACCTAATATTGTTCGCAATGATCATTcgcataaacatatataatactCAATCTGTCAGGACTGAAGATTCCCTTTTTCACTTGGGaataattaaaaatgcatatgtgATTTGATAGATTTGTTACTTTGCGGTATCCAATTCCAACTATCAATTAAGGATATACTGTCAAAAAATTTGGAGTGGCATTGTCTTAATATTTGAGATAGGGGTATAAGTTTCAAACATAAGACTTGAAAATCTATAAATTTAGTTAAATCATTTTGGTGACCATCAAACTATTTTATACTATAGACATCTATTCAAAACAATAACCAAGCAAAGCCAAGAGTGATAATAATATACAACACATTCATATTACAAGAGTAATAACATATAATATACAACACATTCGATCTAGGAGTAGGACCCATTTCCTCTTTAATTATCAAAGGAGTTTAATATTTTCGTATGTGCCATATCATGTGGGTAAACAAATTCTTACAGTAAATTCCAGAATTTATTCTTCTCACAAGTTACAATTACACCAGAGTGCAATGCAACAATGTAATCATTTATTGAATGTAAATTCCAATTccagaatcatatatatatatatatattctcatgcTGCAGCAGGTTCAGGAATTCGTTTGGCTTCCAGTGTTTTCTCATATTCCTCGATGGATTTGAAGAGCTCCGAGAAGTTGCCCTTCCCAAATCCTCCGCATCCGCCTTTTTGGTATTCCTTCCCATTCTCGTCCTTGAGCATGCATCCTACTCTCTGAATTATCTCTACGAACAAGGTTGGCCTGTCAAATATCAAATCACTCCATCAAATTcatcaaattaattaactcaaatTAATTTATGCAAATATTAATTTCTGCCCAATTACCTATCTCCAACAGGCTTGGTGAAGATCTGAAGCAACGTGCCCTGATCGTCCTTGTCCACCAAAATCCCCAACTCCTCGCATTCCTTTATCTGCTCATCCGTCAACACGTTTCCGGCCCGGTTCTTCAGATTCTTGTAGTACGTCGGCGGCGGTGACGGCATAAACTCGAAGCCACCGACACCACTGCGCTTCCTCATCTCCCTCAGTGTCCTGAATATGTCCTCGGACACCAGGGCCAAGTGCTGCACCCCCGCCCCCTCGTTGTGCTCCAAGTACGTCTGTATCTGACTCTTCCGCTTCGTTCCGTGCACCGGCTCGTTCATCGGCAGCAGCACCATTTCCTCGTTGTTTCCCAATACCACCGAGTTTAACCCGCTCTCGCTCGTTCCCACGTCCTCCGCCGTGAACTCCGCGAACTCGTGGAATCCCGTGAAGTTTTTCACGTAGGAGACGGCCGGGGCTAGCTCCGGCACGTTGCCCACGGCGTGATCCAGCCGTCGGAGCCCGAAGTCCACCGGGTAGGATGAGAGCTCGTCCACGGGTTCAAATTTGGGCAAGAACCAGGAGTCTGGGTCGTGGGCCTCTTGCGGGTTGGGGTTGGAGCTGTTGTAGCTCACGTAGCGCAAAACGACGTCGCCGTAGAGGTGGACCTCGGCGATGGTGGCGCGGCCGGCGAGGACGATAGGTGGGGACACGGGCCTGGCGCCGTGGGAGACGCTGACGTGGAAGGCGGTGTCGGCATCGTCTACCTCGACGGCGATTGCGCGGACGCCGAGGCCGTGCTTGGCAGCGAAGGCGCGTGCCGCAGCATGGTCGAAGGTAGGGATGGAGGAGGTGGCTGTGGGGCCCACGCTCTCCATGGCGGCTATGGAGGGCGAGTAGGGGGCGGTGAAGAGAAAGCAGAGCTGGCCAGAGCGGAGGAGGTAGGAGGCGTGGGTCAGGTTGCCCGTGGACAGATCCGACTTGGCCGCGAAGGGCATGCCCAGTCCCCAAGAGAAGCGGCGGGCGGTGTTGGTGGCGTCCGTGCACCAGAACTCCAGGTGATGGAACCGCTTCACGCCGAAACGGTCGGATCTGGGGTTGCTCCGGACGAACTTTGAGAAGCCTACGAGCTTGAACCCGGTGTCGGCCGGAGCCCCGTTGTTGTGGGCGTCATGGTCATGACCCATGGCTGGTGAAGCTTGTGGGTGAAAACTGCAAACGGGGGAGGAGATTGGAAGAAGAGATAGTCGTCGTCAGTGGGCTTTAAAATAGAGCCACGTGAAGGGGGGTTCGGGTTAGCCGTGTTGGGATAAAAATAGCGGAGTGAGGTGGCATGTTTATCAGCATCTATCTACTATCTAATCAAATCAAAACCAAACACCATTACCTAAattgtaatttgtataaaaGGAAGTGGTTCAGAAACGGGACCTACAAAGTAGTAAAGTACAAAACTAACCCATCCAGGGCATTGTTGACTTATCAGAGAACATATGTATCAGACTCTctcttttgaacttttttttaaatattaaaaaaacttcTCAAAAAACTCCATGCATTGAACTCTATTATTTCTCCAAACTAACTCCCGTCATAAACTCTCTCTAAATTTAACCCCATTTGCTCTAACGCCATTCGctttaatatcattttttttctcttcccgcGCGTCTTCACTTTTCCTCCGCGGCTTCAAGCTTTTGCATCATCTCTCTCAGCTCCGTGGGGGACGGTTGCTGAAACAAAGGACTTTGTGAGTTTGCAGACGGCGTTGTTGCTTGGAGAATGAGTGGGAAGTGAGAACTTGTCACGGGTAGATTCCTCATAAGGCAAGGAATGCGGTTATTGAGGAAGGAAGCTAAAACTAAAGTGAAGGGACGAAACAAACTGAAGTGAAGACTAAGGAGGAGAAGCTAGCCACCTGCAACTCTGGCAACGATCTCACTCGTTGGTTGCGACGTGTGCGATGACTACGGCGTGTGCCTTACAGGACTCTATTTCACTTGCATCCAATGTTTTGACAGCGATGACAACACCTTCTTACCGTCAAACAAAGTAGCAGTTCTTAGAATCGGAGACTACACACAGGGACTTTCCATCTCGCCAGATAGTCCGTGGAAGCCCCGTGGATTTGCTTCACCAGTAGGAAGGTCTCTCTGCGATGATAACAGTCAAACAAAGAGTACTACACACTCTGGCAAACTtcctagaaacaaaaagtcagataAAAAAACAGAGAACTAGAAACAAAAGGTTGATGGAAAAGAAAGGATTGATGTAAATAAGTTGCCTACATGAGACTGCCATTTCTTTTATGCTCTATACTCTGAAGTGTCAGTGCTGGTAAACCAATATGACAGAGTCCATGCACATTCGGGCAGCTCCCCATGCTTCAAGTTGTCTCCAAACAAAGTAAACATCAAATTGACAGGACAGAAGAACTACGACTTCCTTCTAAGAAAAAAATAGGCCAATTGAAGTTTTGGTATCAAAATTCAAACACCCCAACTATTATATCTTCAACCACAATCCTGAAGGATCGTATATCCATCCACATacatcaaaaatctcaaaatcatTTTGGTAGAAACTTAATTGATTCACACTTCCTCAATTTGTCCCTTGTCAAATTCAGAAAGCAGATACAGCCCCTTAAAATGTTCATTTGAAGATGCCATTACTCATCTTGCATCACAAAAATGTATAGAGTGCACTAACTTTGCAAGTTGGTGAGGACCAGTCTCTCAAGAACTATCATGCAGTGTGGCAGAGAGATCCAGGTTAgcctcttttcttttgttccttaaaGGCTTAATACACAGGATACACCAACAAAAATTACTTTCTTCCCAGGGTTGAATTGTCTCCATAACCACTTTTGATTCTTTAACGGCCATCGCAAGCGGTACCAAACGTAGACATCCCTCAACATCTTGGAAGTAAAAATCAAGAGCCGTTTTAATGGAAGAGATACTCTCCCCACCTTTGTTCTCACCCAAGCTTACATTAGCAGCTGCAAAAGCAAACCGTGATTTCCTTGAGGCTTCCATTGCAAAATTTACATCCTGTGCCTGCATATGGAAAAGAAGCCCAGTAAGACATTATAACGTGTGTGTTTTTAATGCTAGCGGAAGAAAAGGAATTAGTAGGAGTTAAAGGGGTTTTGGACTTACATTACACGAGAGAAGAGACAGGAAGCTAGCACAGAACATGAAAACATAACATGTTCTGTTttagaacatgaaaacagaggtgaactGAGTCACTTGATTTCGTCTACTCTAATCTAAACCGTTGATCTTTCCCTCAAGCTGCCGCTTGTTGTAGGTCTCTAATCGAATAGGGAACGCCGCGTTTGAACGGGATGGTCTATTCTAAGTTTTCTaagtttttttcaaaccaatttTCTTACGTTCCAAGGCCTTCTCGTCATGCTCATTTTTTGCATAACCAGTAACCATAGCATTAAAAAGTGCAATGCTCCGCTCTAAGATACCATCAAAAACTCGGCGACCACTTTCAATTTGTTGACAGTTGCAATACATGTCAACCAAAGCACTACACGTACACA
Protein-coding regions in this window:
- the LOC133861501 gene encoding 4-hydroxyphenylpyruvate dioxygenase yields the protein MGHDHDAHNNGAPADTGFKLVGFSKFVRSNPRSDRFGVKRFHHLEFWCTDATNTARRFSWGLGMPFAAKSDLSTGNLTHASYLLRSGQLCFLFTAPYSPSIAAMESVGPTATSSIPTFDHAAARAFAAKHGLGVRAIAVEVDDADTAFHVSVSHGARPVSPPIVLAGRATIAEVHLYGDVVLRYVSYNSSNPNPQEAHDPDSWFLPKFEPVDELSSYPVDFGLRRLDHAVGNVPELAPAVSYVKNFTGFHEFAEFTAEDVGTSESGLNSVVLGNNEEMVLLPMNEPVHGTKRKSQIQTYLEHNEGAGVQHLALVSEDIFRTLREMRKRSGVGGFEFMPSPPPTYYKNLKNRAGNVLTDEQIKECEELGILVDKDDQGTLLQIFTKPVGDRPTLFVEIIQRVGCMLKDENGKEYQKGGCGGFGKGNFSELFKSIEEYEKTLEAKRIPEPAAA
- the LOC133860337 gene encoding pentatricopeptide repeat-containing protein At3g57430, chloroplastic-like, which produces MENAQWSGGLPLETENARLLHDGQCTYGQNVFRLMLFENEAPSSFTSMINGALACSNLRRHDGLRLGKQLHAYGLRTGIWRAYTINAFMVNALVDMYCNCQQIESGRRVFDGILERSIALFNAMVTGYAKNEHDEKALEPSCLFSRAQDVNFAMEASRKSRFAFAAANVSLGENKGGESISSIKTALDFYFQDVEGCLRLVPLAMAVKESKVRDLPTGEANPRGFHGLSGEMESPCV